A segment of the Campylobacter showae CSUNSWCD genome:
GTCGCCCACGGCTGGCGTTGGAGCAAGAGAGAGATCGACGATACCAAATTTAACCCCAAGTCGCTCACTAGCCATTTGACCGACTAGCTGACCGATACGAGTGATCTTAAATGCCGTCTTTTTCACAGTCTCAGCCACCACGTCAAAGCTCTCGCCACGCACCTTTTCAAGCGCTCTTTTTACGACGCCTGGGCCTGAAACGCCGACGTTTATCACCACATCAGCCTCGCCCACGCCATGAAATGCTCCTGCCATGAAAGGGTTGTCCTCGACTGCGTTTGCGAAAACCACGAGCTTCGCACAGCCCATCTCTGATGCTGCTGCCGTCTCTTTTATGATGCGCCCCATGTCACGCACTGCGCTCATATTTATGCCTGTTTTTGTTGAGCCGACATTGACGCTTGAGCAAACTTTTGCAGTTTGAGCGAGTGCTTGCGGGATAGAATTTATCAAAATTTCATCGCCTTTTTGATAGCCCTTTTGAACTAAAGCCGAAAAACCACCTATAAAATCAATACCAACTTCAATAGCCGCCCTATCAAGCGTTTTTGCGATCATCACGTAGTCTTTTGCGTCCGTTGCAGCGCCGATTATCGAGATAGGTGTCACGCTCACTCTTTTATTGACGATTGGTATGCCTAGTTCAGCGGAAATTTCGTTACCTACACGAACTAGGTCTTTGGCTTTAGTGGTGATTTTCGCGTAAATTTTGTCGCAGGCTTTGTTGATGTCAGAGTCGATACAGTCAAGCAAACTAATGCCCATCGTGATCGTTCTGATGTCAAAATTTTGCTCCTCGATCATCGAGATCGTTTCAGTTACGTTTTTGATATCCATCTTTTGTCCTTAAATTTTGTGCATAGCATCAAAAATGGCTGAGCTTTGGATGTTTATCTTTACTTTTAGGCTCTCTCCAAGCTTGTTTAGCTCTTCTCTAAGCACCGTAAAGTCCTTATTTTCATCGCTAGAAACCACCGCCATCATCGTGAAAAAGTCGCTCAAAATAGTCTGTGAGATGTCATCTATGTTTAGCCCTAGCTCGCTAAGTTTTGCTGAGACGCCAGCAACGATACCAACTCTATCTTTTCCCACTACAGTTACGATCGCTTTCATCTTTTCTCCTGTTAAATTTTCTTTTAAAAGCTAAATTTGCACGTTTTTTAAATTTCAAACGTGCAAATTTATAGGTCAAATCCCCTATTTTAGAGATTACTTCGAGCAAGCACTCTTGCCGTCATTTACTGGCTGGATCGCTGAGTTATCAGCCCCACCGCCGTTATTTATATTTTCTATTATCTCCCAAAGCCTTGCAGCTGCGCTCTCATAGCGTTTTGCAGTGACTGAGTTTGGCTCGTAAAAGCTCACTGGCTTGCCGCTATCACCACCCACACGAACCGCTGGCTCGATAGGAATTTCGGCTAAAATTTGAGTGTTATAAGCCTTTGCTACCTCTTCAGTCGTGCCTTTGCCAAAGATATCATACTCTTTGCCGTTATCTGGGCAGATAAAGCCACTCATGTTCTCTATGACACCAGCGATTGGGATGTGAAGCTTCTCAAACATATCTAGCGCACGTTTGCTATCATCAAGGGCTACAACTTGAGGTGTTGTGACGCAGACACCTGCCGTTACTGGCACACTTTGAGCTAGAGTTAGCTGCGCATCGCCCGTTCCCGGAGGCATGTCGAGGAACAAGACATCAAGCTCGCTCCAAAGCACATCTCTTAGCAGCTGCTCGATCGCTTTCATGATCATCGAGCCACGCCAGATAAGGCTCATGCCCTCTTCCATCAAGACGCCCATACTCATCATCTCCACGCCGTGGCTAAGTATCGGCTTTAGCTTGTTGCCAACGACTTGTGGCTGGGTATTTACCTCACCTAGCATTCTTGGGATATTTGGTCCGTAGATATCAGCGTCTAAAATTCCCACTTTTTTGCCAAGTTTTGCCATTGAGATGGCTAAATTTAGAGTTGTGGTTGATTTGCCAACGCCGCCTTTACCAGAGCTTACCATTACGAAATTTTTAACTTGAGGTGCTATATTTTTGCCACTTTGGCTGTTACTTTTCTCCTCAGGCATCTTTGGCTGGATCAAATTTAGCACGTACTCGTTTGAGCCCATGACACGTTTGATGTCCGCTTTTAGCTCATTTGCCACATCAGGGCTTGAGCTAACGATCTCGACCTCGATTAAAATTTTATCGCCAATCTCAACATTTTTTACAAACCCAAAACTAACTATATCCTTTTCAAAGCCCGGATATATGACACCTTTTAGTCTATTTAAGACCTCTTCTTTATTTAACATTTTTCTCCTTTTTCTAGATCTTTTGAAATTTTATATGCACAAAATTTTGGTCCGCACATCGAACAAAAATGAGCGCTCTTAAACGCATCTTCTGGCAAGCTCTCATCGTGAAGTTCTCTTGCTTTTTTTGGATCAAAGCTAAGCTCAAACTGCTTGTTCCAGTCAAATGCGTATCTCGCATCGCTCATCGCATGGTCTTTTTCGATAGCTCCAGCTTTGCCAAGCGCGACGTCTGCGGCATGAGCTGCTATCTTGTGAGCTACGATGCCCTCTCTTACGTCATTTTCATTTGGTAGTCCTAGGTGCTCTTTTTGCGTCACATAACAAAGCATGCTAGCACCGTGATATGCTGCCATCGTACCACCTATCGCTGAAGTGATATGATCATACCCCGCGCCGATATCACTAACAAGCGGCCCAAGCACATAAAATGGGGCGTCATGGCAGAGCTCTTGTTCGATTTTCATATTATACTCAATTTGATTTAATGGCACATGGCCAGGGCCCTCTATCATCACCTGCACATCTTTCTGCCACGCACGAAGTGTTAGCTCTCCAAGCACCTTTAGCTCGCTAAGTTGTGCCTCGTCTGTTGCGTCGTAAAGACATCCTGGGCGAAGTCCGTCGCCAAGCGAGAGCGAGACGTCGTGAGCGGCGCAAATTTCTAAAATTTGATCAAAAATTTCATAAAATGGATTTTGCCTATTTAGCTTTGACATGTAGCTTGCACTTAGGCTGCCGCCCCTGCTTACTATGCCCATTTTACGCTTTTTAACAAGCGGCAAAAACTCACGTAAAAAGCCAGCGTGTATCGTAAAGTAACTCACCCCTTGCTTTGCTTGCTTCTCTAGCACGCTCAAAATTAGCTCATTTGTGATATTTGTAACCTCTTTTGCCTCTTTTAAAATTTCATACATCGGCACCGTGCCAACTGGCACGCTTGAATGCTCTATGATTGCACTTCTAATAGCATCCAAATCGCCGCCCGTGCTTAGATCCATGACCGTGTCAGCGCCGTATTTTAGGCAAATTTGCAGCTTTTCAAGCTCGGCGTCTATATCGCTGCTTAGGCTTGAGTTGCCGATATTTGCGTTGATTTTGGTTTTGGCCTCCCTGCCGATCGCCATCGGGAGCAAATTTTCGTGATGGATATTGGCTGGGATTATCATCTTGCCTGCGGCGACCTCGCTCCTAACGAGCTCGGGATCTAACATTTCAACCTGCGCTACGTAGTTCATCTCGGGCGTTATGACGCCTTTTTTAGCGTAGTACATCTGCGTCGGAGTTTTGTCGGCGGAGTCAAATTTGACCCGAAATTCTTTCATGTTTTTCTCCTTAAAAATTTTGGTTCTAATCTTACTCAAAAAAGATAAAAACAAGCTTTTGGGATGTATAATATCGTAACACTTCGCCAAAGGAGAAATTTTGCTAGACGTTACGCTGGTAATGCTCGGAGCCGGAAGCTCCAGCCGTTTTGAAATGCCCGTTAAAAAGCAGTGGCTGCGCGTCGGAGGCGATCCGCTATGGCTCTTTGCGGCTAAAAATTTAAGCTCGCACTATGCTTTTAAAGAGATAATCATCGCCTCAAACGAGGAAAAATATATGAGCAAATTTGCCCCAACGTATCGCTTCATAAAAGGCGGCGCGACGCGTCAAGAGAGCCTAAAAAACGCGCTTAAACTCGTTCAAAGCGAATACGTTTTGGTTAGCGACATCGCTCGTCCGATGATTAGCGCCGAGCTTTTCTCGCGCATCATAGGCGGCATCCAAAACGCCGACTGCGTCATACCTGCGCTAAAAGTGCCAGATACCGTTTATCTGGGCTCCCAGGCCGTCGATAGAGAGCAAATCAAACTCATCCAGACTCCGCAGCTCTCGCGCACGGCAATGCTAAAAAGTGCGCTTGAATCGGGTCAAATTTACACCGACGATAGCTCGGCGATAGCGGCTGCGGGCGGTAAAATTTGGTACGTGCAGGGCGATGAAAACGCTAGAAAAATCACATTTAAAGACGATCTTTCTAAAATTTGCGGGCTTGGCGCGCCGTTAAGCGAAATTTACGTGGGCAACGGCTTTGACGTGCATGCCTTTGAAGAAGAGAAAAAAGAGGGAAGTTTCGTAACAATCGGTGGCGAGAAAATCCCTTTTGAACGGAATTTAAAGGCCCACTCCGACGGCGACGTAGCTATCCACGCGCTCATCGACGCGATACTGGGAGCAGCCGGGCTGGGTGATATAGGCGAGCATTTCCCAGATACCGACGATAAATTTAAGGGCGCTGACTCTGCTATGTTACTAAAAGAAGCATATAGGCTCGTTCAAAGCGTTGGATTTGAGCTTATTAATGCCGATATTACCGTTATTGCCG
Coding sequences within it:
- a CDS encoding ACT domain-containing protein, whose product is MKAIVTVVGKDRVGIVAGVSAKLSELGLNIDDISQTILSDFFTMMAVVSSDENKDFTVLREELNKLGESLKVKINIQSSAIFDAMHKI
- a CDS encoding PFL family protein, whose translation is MDIKNVTETISMIEEQNFDIRTITMGISLLDCIDSDINKACDKIYAKITTKAKDLVRVGNEISAELGIPIVNKRVSVTPISIIGAATDAKDYVMIAKTLDRAAIEVGIDFIGGFSALVQKGYQKGDEILINSIPQALAQTAKVCSSVNVGSTKTGINMSAVRDMGRIIKETAAASEMGCAKLVVFANAVEDNPFMAGAFHGVGEADVVINVGVSGPGVVKRALEKVRGESFDVVAETVKKTAFKITRIGQLVGQMASERLGVKFGIVDLSLAPTPAVGDSVARVLEEMGLEAVGTHGTTAALALLNDAVKKGGVMACNQVGGLSGAFIPVSEDEGMIAAVRAGSLNLEKLEAMTAICSVGLDMIAIPADTPSQSIAAMIADEAAIGVINQKTTAVRIIPLGKEGDMIEFGGLLGRAPVMKINKASSADFIARGGQIPAPIHSFKN
- a CDS encoding bifunctional 2-C-methyl-D-erythritol 4-phosphate cytidylyltransferase/2-C-methyl-D-erythritol 2,4-cyclodiphosphate synthase — its product is MLDVTLVMLGAGSSSRFEMPVKKQWLRVGGDPLWLFAAKNLSSHYAFKEIIIASNEEKYMSKFAPTYRFIKGGATRQESLKNALKLVQSEYVLVSDIARPMISAELFSRIIGGIQNADCVIPALKVPDTVYLGSQAVDREQIKLIQTPQLSRTAMLKSALESGQIYTDDSSAIAAAGGKIWYVQGDENARKITFKDDLSKICGLGAPLSEIYVGNGFDVHAFEEEKKEGSFVTIGGEKIPFERNLKAHSDGDVAIHALIDAILGAAGLGDIGEHFPDTDDKFKGADSAMLLKEAYRLVQSVGFELINADITVIAERPKLSKFKSAMEINIANALNLTPSRINVKATTTERLGFTGRGEGIAATASASLKIYDWTQK
- the thiC gene encoding phosphomethylpyrimidine synthase ThiC codes for the protein MKEFRVKFDSADKTPTQMYYAKKGVITPEMNYVAQVEMLDPELVRSEVAAGKMIIPANIHHENLLPMAIGREAKTKINANIGNSSLSSDIDAELEKLQICLKYGADTVMDLSTGGDLDAIRSAIIEHSSVPVGTVPMYEILKEAKEVTNITNELILSVLEKQAKQGVSYFTIHAGFLREFLPLVKKRKMGIVSRGGSLSASYMSKLNRQNPFYEIFDQILEICAAHDVSLSLGDGLRPGCLYDATDEAQLSELKVLGELTLRAWQKDVQVMIEGPGHVPLNQIEYNMKIEQELCHDAPFYVLGPLVSDIGAGYDHITSAIGGTMAAYHGASMLCYVTQKEHLGLPNENDVREGIVAHKIAAHAADVALGKAGAIEKDHAMSDARYAFDWNKQFELSFDPKKARELHDESLPEDAFKSAHFCSMCGPKFCAYKISKDLEKGEKC
- a CDS encoding Mrp/NBP35 family ATP-binding protein, which produces MLNKEEVLNRLKGVIYPGFEKDIVSFGFVKNVEIGDKILIEVEIVSSSPDVANELKADIKRVMGSNEYVLNLIQPKMPEEKSNSQSGKNIAPQVKNFVMVSSGKGGVGKSTTTLNLAISMAKLGKKVGILDADIYGPNIPRMLGEVNTQPQVVGNKLKPILSHGVEMMSMGVLMEEGMSLIWRGSMIMKAIEQLLRDVLWSELDVLFLDMPPGTGDAQLTLAQSVPVTAGVCVTTPQVVALDDSKRALDMFEKLHIPIAGVIENMSGFICPDNGKEYDIFGKGTTEEVAKAYNTQILAEIPIEPAVRVGGDSGKPVSFYEPNSVTAKRYESAAARLWEIIENINNGGGADNSAIQPVNDGKSACSK